A portion of the Novosphingobium sp. KA1 genome contains these proteins:
- a CDS encoding succinate dehydrogenase iron-sulfur subunit: MATFTLPANSKIKKQGNVHKAEGATHAKKFTVYRYDPDSGENPRYDTFEIDLDKCGPMVLDALIKMKSEQDPSLTFRRSCREGICGSCAMNINGKNGLACTTAIEDLKGDIRITPLPHMEVIKDLVPDFTHFYAQYASIRPWLQTVSTTPSGKERLQSPEQREKLDGLYECILCACCSTSCPSYWWNSDKFLGPAILLQAYRWLADSRDEMTGERLDELEDPFRLYRCHTIMNCANVCPKGLSPARAIAEIKKMQAERQV, from the coding sequence ATGGCGACCTTCACCCTCCCGGCCAACAGCAAGATCAAGAAGCAGGGCAACGTCCACAAGGCCGAAGGTGCGACGCACGCCAAGAAGTTCACCGTCTACCGCTACGACCCGGATTCGGGCGAGAATCCGCGCTACGACACGTTCGAGATCGATCTCGACAAGTGCGGCCCGATGGTTCTCGACGCGCTCATCAAGATGAAGAGCGAACAGGATCCCTCACTGACCTTCCGCCGCTCGTGCCGTGAAGGCATCTGCGGCTCCTGCGCAATGAACATCAACGGCAAGAACGGCCTCGCCTGCACCACCGCGATCGAGGACCTCAAGGGTGACATCCGCATCACCCCGCTGCCGCACATGGAAGTGATCAAGGACCTCGTTCCCGATTTCACGCACTTCTACGCGCAGTACGCCTCGATCCGTCCCTGGCTGCAAACCGTCTCGACCACGCCTTCGGGCAAGGAACGTCTTCAGAGCCCCGAACAGCGCGAAAAGCTCGACGGCCTCTACGAGTGCATCCTGTGCGCCTGCTGCTCCACTTCGTGCCCGAGCTACTGGTGGAACTCCGACAAGTTCCTCGGCCCGGCCATCCTTCTCCAGGCCTACCGCTGGCTGGCCGACAGCCGCGATGAAATGACCGGCGAACGTCTCGACGAGCTGGAAGATCCCTTCCGTCTCTACCGCTGCCACACCATCATGAACTGCGCCAACGTGTGCCCCAAGGGTCTTTCGCCCGCACGCGCCATCGCCGAAATCAAGAAGATGCAGGCCGAACGTCAGGTCTGA
- the zapE gene encoding cell division protein ZapE, which yields MTAMLERYETLVATGELRSDPEQAAAAQRLDRLQRELYKANAASGLFGKLLGKKAAPPRGLYMWGGVGRGKSMLMDLFHNTLDMPEKRRIHFHAFMLEVHARLREERKKETGDPIPPVAAAIARDVRCLAFDEMVVNNSADAMIMSRLFTHMIVNEGVTIVTTSNRAPKDLYKNGLNREHFLPFIDLIEKELDVLTLNGPTDYRLHRLGGMATWHCPLGEEATNQTREAFYRLTDYPPEDSEHVPSAELDVGGGRLLHVPKSLKGVGVFSFKRLCGEARGAADYLAVARAYHTVIVVGIPKMGPDRRNEAARFVTLIDALYEHKVKLIAAADAVPEDLYAAGDGRFEFERTVSRLNEMQSAEYLAKGHGED from the coding sequence ATGACTGCCATGCTTGAACGCTACGAAACGCTGGTTGCGACCGGCGAGCTTCGCTCCGACCCGGAGCAGGCTGCTGCCGCGCAGCGTCTGGATCGCCTCCAGCGCGAGCTCTACAAGGCCAACGCGGCCTCCGGGCTATTCGGCAAGCTTCTGGGCAAGAAGGCAGCCCCGCCCCGCGGCCTCTACATGTGGGGCGGCGTCGGACGCGGCAAGTCGATGTTGATGGACCTGTTCCACAACACGCTCGACATGCCTGAAAAGCGCCGCATCCATTTCCACGCCTTCATGCTCGAAGTTCACGCGCGTCTGCGTGAAGAACGCAAGAAGGAAACCGGCGACCCCATCCCACCGGTTGCCGCCGCGATCGCACGCGATGTGCGTTGCCTCGCGTTCGACGAGATGGTCGTCAACAACTCTGCCGACGCCATGATCATGAGCCGGTTGTTCACGCACATGATCGTAAACGAGGGCGTGACCATCGTCACCACCTCGAACCGAGCACCGAAGGACCTCTACAAGAACGGCCTCAATCGCGAGCATTTCCTGCCCTTCATCGATCTGATCGAGAAGGAACTGGACGTGCTGACGCTCAACGGCCCGACAGACTATCGCCTGCACCGCCTCGGCGGCATGGCCACCTGGCATTGCCCGCTTGGTGAGGAAGCCACGAACCAGACCCGCGAAGCCTTCTACCGCCTGACCGACTATCCTCCAGAGGATAGCGAGCACGTGCCGTCGGCCGAGTTGGATGTCGGCGGCGGCCGCTTGCTACACGTCCCCAAGAGCCTCAAGGGCGTAGGCGTTTTCAGCTTCAAGCGCCTTTGCGGCGAGGCCCGGGGTGCGGCCGACTATCTGGCGGTTGCCCGCGCCTACCACACGGTGATCGTCGTCGGCATCCCCAAGATGGGGCCCGATCGCCGCAACGAAGCCGCGCGCTTCGTGACGCTGATCGACGCTCTGTACGAGCACAAGGTCAAGTTGATCGCTGCAGCCGACGCCGTTCCTGAGGATCTCTATGCCGCAGGCGACGGACGCTTCGAGTTCGAGCGCACTGTCAGCCGCCTCAACGAGATGCAGAGCGCGGAATATCTCGCCAAGGGGCACGGGGAAGACTGA